TCTATAATGTAATCTATGGACAAGAATATCATGTTAGCTAACGTGTAACCAATAATGATCCATGATTCCAAGGAGTTGGGCATCAACCCACTAAAGATCTCAAAATTAAGGAACTTAAAATGGTTAGCATGTTTCCCAATCAAAAACGTAGGCAATACGCAATGGCCACGAATGAGATTGATGATACGGCATCTAAACAGCACTCGATTGAGCCCATTGTAATGGCTCATGTGGAAAAATACTGCTATCACTCCTACTATAACGAAATAGTAACTCAAGTACGCGCCGTAAACGCTACTGATATCTGAATTGTAAGTATTGGCATGGAAAGCCAGTACCCATTTAGATCTAGTCTTGAAATCGGCCCAAACCGACGTCGATAGGCATTCAGTAGAGTTATAATGCTTTATGGCGTGGGCAGAAGCGTTATTTAGGGAGAAATAGTATTGTTCCAACGAAATATTGCTAAAGCGCTTATCCACAAACGAACACATCTTTCTTACATTGCCCAAACTCTTCTCGAAACTTGCATTGACCGTTGGAACAGCATGATCTGTGAGCGAATTAAAGATACAAAGAGACCAAGTATCGAATGCTGGTGGGTAAAAGCATGTGGTGGAGCAGAATCCTGGCACAAGAGAACTATCGAACGACCATTTTAGAGTGTTGATATACGATGCGCATGCCAGCACAGCGTTGTATTCTATTTGATCTCGTTTTTCAGTGCGTGGTATCTTTATATCGAAAGCGCTTGCTAACGACAGCAACCATGTTAGAAGCAGAAGCAGcctttgcattttttatGAGTCACGGTTGCCATGGTTCATACTGGATGCAAATAGAACAGGAAAACGGCAGTGGTACGCTCGAGGGTTTTGTGCTCTCTTATGATCTACACCTCTGGattttccattttgaaatgaaaGATCTGAAATATGGGTGCAAAAACTATTCTGCCTGACCGAGGTGTACGGAACCTTGTGGAAAGTATATTTACATATATCGTGGCtaagagaaaaatattattataattCTATACATGTATTGTGTATATATTCGTCGAAGCTATATATAGAGATACactttcaattttttttggagatTGTTGTCATTTTTAGAATCGTTTGCTTTAATGGGAACCAGCACCTCTGCTGACTCTTTCCAAAACGGAATCATAAGAGACTTCAGAGAAGTCAGTACCTTGGACATCGGTGGAGACACCGTTCAAAGCTCTTCTTAAGGCATCCTTGGAGGAGGCGTAAACCATCTTGGCTCTGACTGGAGCGGTATCTGGAGACCaggtgaagaaaacaatctTGGATCTTTTACCCTCGTTACCGTTGATTTCGTATTCGAAATCGTAGATGGCATACAGACAGTCGTTTTCTGGtagtttttccaaaaaggaGTCGTACGAAGGGTCATTAGAAGTTTCCCTAACGACAATTTCGGTTTTGGCATCGTTCAACCCGAATAAAATAAACGTGTACTTCTTACCCAACTTCAAGTCATTGAAAGCGGCAAGGGATTCatcagcaacagcaacacTATACAGAAGGTGTACAGTCGCAGTCTTCCAGCTTTCTTATAACTTTCTTCCTCCCTACATTCTTTCCACGGTTACATGATAAAAAGGGAGGACAGAAAGTGCGTAAGATAGCGAGACGAAACGCGACCAGGTCAATTAGTTAGTAATTGGCAGTTTTCATAATGTTGTGATATAAAAACGTAACATACCCAGATCTAGAcatctttgttttgttagtttttttgtttgacaACTTTATCTAGCTTCAAACTTAATGTAAATGCTAACtagtcttttcttgttttctcttttttctcttccaaATTTTGTCGCCTAACAGGGGCGGCATCACCCGCATTGGTGAAATACTTACCCGgtttaatgaaaacaatagtAATAATGACGCTTTAATAGCTATAGTTATCGGCAAGCCTATTAGTGCTTTGATTTGAGCTTTGTGACAGTGGAAGAGTATTCCCTTGGTGAGTTTAATGTCCAACTCGGTCGTCGAATCTTTGGAGGATAGATGTTATCGATTAGAGGCGCTTTTAGGCAGCGGGTATAGCAATAATTCCGATGTTTCGGTGCAATTGAGTAGATTGTACGTCCAACTGCACGATTTATACTGTCAGGGTCAAAAGTACTCTCAAAGCCTGTTGCAACTCTTGGATGTGTTTATAGCTCAAAATACGGGGAGTACAGGTACTCCTGATGATATCCGTATATTCACTAGCTGTTATGATGAGATCTATAGTTTATACACTAAATTTGATCAACTGAATGATCAATATGTGGAGTTTTGTCAAACACGCGAAAATTCATTGGATCAGATTCCCTTTAAAGATGCCAAAATCCAGACCCGGTGTCTAAAGGAATTACCTGGCCTGGTGAACAATTGCAATGTAATGATTGTGAGATCAATGGCAATCTTAAATCGTTTTCTTGATTGGAATATCGAAgttaatgaatttttccaatttcaaaagaaaaaattattacaTTTACAAAAGATGATTGACAATAAGTAAGTATATACACATGtttatagatatatatatatataccctgttgttgatatttttttatttcgaTCAGTCTTTCTTAGAGTTCAGTTTCTCTACAAAGGCCTTTTTAGCTGATTCCACTAAAATCTCCAGTTCTCCACTATGTTCACACATACTGTAAAAAATACTTTGTTTATTTAGCAATAACGAATATGGATGATCATATTCTTTAACTTCACCAGCGTCCATAACCAAGATCTTGTCATAATCAATGACAGATCTTAGTCTATGTGCGATAGTTAATATTGTGCTTCCTTGGAACTCCTTCCTTATGGtttcttgaatctttgCGTCTGAACTATAATCAATGGAAGCTGTAGCCTCATCTAGTAAGATGATCTTTGGACTTCTTAGCAAAGATCTCGCAAGACACATCAATTGACGTTGTCCTTGTGACAAGTTGGACCCACCTTCACTAACCTCACTttccaaatccaaaaatttattaacATTTTCTGAGTCGGCTGATGAGGTATCATTGGTCACCTCTCTTTCGGTTCCCTGTTGTAATTGTTCTTCGCTGACTAGATTAACACGTTTTAGAGCCTCAAAGATCTTTTGGTTACTGAATTCATTATATGGATCTAAATTGGACTTGATTGTCCCTGAAAACAAAGTTGGATCTTGTGGAATAATAGTTATAGAACGACGCAATCTTTGCAAATCAACACCAGAAATATCGATATTATCGATCTTAATATGGCCCGTGTCGGGTTCCAGGAATCTAAACAAAGCCGTAATGATTGTGGATTTACCAGCACCTGTTCTGCCAACAATACCAACCTTAGACTGGGCGTCaacagaaaatgaaacatTTTTAATCACTCTAGGTAAGTTTGGTGCATAACGTAACGACAGATCATTGACTTCGATTTTACCGTCTTGTGGCCATTGTGGTGGTGGCACTTCTTTGTGTTGATTGTATGGTTCTTGCTCAATTTCCATATACTCTTTCACTCTTTCAACGGAGTTCATATTCATCTCTACTTCAGAATACAGTCTCACTAACCATAAGGCACCTTCAGTAAAGGAGATTGCATATGTCAGCGATATACCAGCCATACCAGAGTCTAGATGATCGATATTGAATAATATAAACAACCCAGCGCCAAAGATGACCAAAGACCCAATCATATCTATTCTGAAGGCCAACCAACGATTAGCGACCCACAAATAAAAGAACggtttgttgttttcatcaattttttgtaagTTCTCTTGCATAAATCTTCCTTCATCACCGAATGMACGAATTGTTGTGACACCAACAAGAGTTTCTGAGAAGTGTTGATAAATGGGTGATCTAGAGATAGCCTCATACCTCTTCAATTCACGAGAGCCTGCCATGTAAAAGTACCCAATAAAGTAATACATTATTGAGACAACAATCGCAACAGACAAGAATTGTGGAGTGATAAATGTGATTAATATGACTGTAGACAGACATTCAATAAGCGAATAGAAGGCACCTTGGATATAAGGTGTCAATTCTTGATCAACAGCCTCGATATCCTTGGAAAATCTGTTCATAATTCTACCAGTTGGGGTAGCATCGAAAAACCTTAATTTTGAATGTAACACCTTGTTTAGTATcatgttgaaaatttttcttgatgcATTGATACCAGCAACAAAATTTAGAATAGTCTTACCGGCTCCCAATAACGATTGGGCTAAACCAATGatcaaatacaaaatgAGATAATACATTGTAGAGTGTTTACCAGTGGGCTCGCTTCCATTTGACATTATGCCTACCTGAAATGAGCCTCTCCAGTCTAGCAGATGGCTGGCATCCTTGGAGATAAAGGCGATAGCGCGTTGAGCCATAGGAACAATCTTAGCAATAACATTGTGGGATGCCCAGGCACGGACCCACCATGACTGTCCGATATACAAAAGTTGGGAGACTAAGAATAAGGAAGCTAAAAACGCAACGATCTTCCAGCcaccaaaaattttcaaataccaTTTATAGACGTCCATACTAACTACACCCTCTtcctttgtttcttcttcaattaaTTTGCCATCTTCTGCACGTTCGGCTTCTGTTCTCAAaggtttttgaagatttgataCTTCAAATAATGGGGAGTTGTTATTCATGCTAATTGGTAGTTCTTTCGCAACTGGGAGGTTATTTAAGCTGGTGCTACTTTTTGCGGCTAAATTAGCGGAAGAATTTGCTCGCGATAAAATACTGCTTTTTACTAACTCGTCTTCGCCGAATAGACCTTTCTGTAACATGTCTATTGGGTCACCTTGGTCTTTAACTCTACCGTCTTCCAGTAATACAACTAGCTCGGCATTTCTAAGTGTCAATGCAATGTTGTGAGAAACCAAAATACATGTTCTATCTTCCATTAGTGGGCCAGTAATACAATTATCGTAAATCCATGAAGCAGTGTGAGAATCAACTGCACTTAAGCAATCATCCAAAAGAACATGTCTTGCGTTGGAATACAAGGCTCTGGCAAGAGAAACTCTTTGCTTTTGACCACCAGATAGAGTAATACCTTTCTCACCAATTTCTGTCAAGTCACCagctttcaaaatttcGAAGTCACGCTTCAATCCACATGCTTCAATAACGGCTTTATATCTTGTCTCATTAAATTGACTATTGAATAGAATGTTGCTTTTTACAGTATCATTTAGCAACCAGGCAGCTTGTGAACAGTAAGCAATAGAATTGGTTGTTCCATTTGCTTCCACGACTAATTCTTGCCTTGGGTCTAAAGCAGGAACAACAACCTTACCATTTAGTAGATACATTTCTCCCAGTAGTGCCATCAATAGAGATGTTTTACCAGAACCAGTAGGGCCGATAACAACATTCAGTTTACCGGTTTTGAATTCAATGTTTAAGTCCTTCAATTTGAAATCCTGATTATCCTTATCCCAAGAAATAGTggagttttcaaaagcaaacCTTTTCCCATTAGGATCTATAGTCAACTGATCGTACTTCGCTGTATCCTTTTCGTTCAAGAAATCTTGGACTCTATCTAATGAGACCTTTGATTGGACGACAAAACTTAACATATCAGACAAACGGTCCAATGGATCTCTCAAAAGTGTGAATAGAGAAAGTGCGGTGAAAGCAACTGGAGTAGTTAATACCTCGCCTTGAACGTAAATATAGTAAGCGAATGAAGCAGCTGTTACGATAGTTGGGGTAACaaaccaaacaaaagaacTAATTGACCAAACAATGGATCTCATTAATAGCAAAGACAACTCATTTTCCCTGATAGCTTTaatatcattttcaaaattttcttcccatgaaaaatatttgatgaTTCTTATGGCTTGGAATGCTTCGTTTAATCTTTGAATACGGTTATCGGTAACGGctaaattcttcttttgcaaATCACCTATGTACTTGGCGAGCTTGTAATTTAATGGGAGCATGGCCACAATGATCAAGACACCCAAGATTGCAGCAAGACCTAATAGACGGTATAATAATACAAGGGCTACAATAGTCATAACGAAAGCCTCCAAAAATGAGTGTAAGTATCCGCAAATTTCGGAGACTTTAAAAGCGTCAATAGCCATCAAATTAATAATTGCCCCAAGATTGGCGGAAGAAGTGGATTCTTCATCACCGTTGATACTTTTTTGGTCATTAATTGCTTGCGGATCTTCAGCTGCAGGTTTGGTCTTGTTGGtagaaatttttcttctcaaagCCTTCGTGTAGATTTCAGAAATAATGATACTTTTCATTCTGATACAAACTCTTCTACCAAAGAATAAAGCTTGTGCTTGGCAAACGGCTACTAAGATTCTACCTACAAACATAATGGTGACGTAAAACCAGGCTAGGTTTGAAGGAGCGGATGATTGATCTTCAACATATTCCAATATTCTCTTTAATAAGACGGTTGGAACGAAAGATAGAACACTGCCTAAAAACGCCCAAAAGCATTGTAGTACCAGATAATtcgagaagaaaaagaaaagattcaaggaaaaaatacgCTTCCTCTTCACCTTATGATCGACGAAGTATCTGAACTTTTTCACAACAAAGAAGGAATAATCCTGCATCATTAACCCCCAAATATCTTTGACTTTGATACTCACATTGTGCGCTTTCCAAACAAAGCCGTCCAACCAGGCCCAGCAGATGAAACCAGCAATAGAAGTTACTGGTTCTGGAGATGGCGTAATCCAGCTATCAGTTTTGTAGATGACGGCGaaattgtttcttattttgGCAAAAAAGAGCAATAGGAAAAGTACCAAGTTGATTGATATTTGTGAAATGTAATACTTTCTTAATACAGAAGCATTGATATGATGAATGAAAATTGAACGGAAGGGTAAAATCATAGAGCAGAACAGGATCAAATAGTTTATAAACGACACAGACCATAAATTCCCGGGATATTTGTTTATcagtttgaaattttgattgACATTCACTAGAcgcaaagaaacaatgacAAACAATAAACACCATTCCACTAAACCGGTAACAGTACTTCGCTGAGTAAACTCCGAATTGTTGTTGACGTAGTGCAATAGGATGAAAGAATGTATTATAACTTGCGaaagaaccaaaagaaattccAAGATAATTCTTGACTTTTCAATAAAACCTCTTCTAATCAACTCGGGCTCCCCGTGAGGTTCACCGTTTAATTTAACCGATTTAAGCTTTTCCAGAGAGAAATGTCTATTTTTCAACTCGTCTTTTTTAGTGTTAACGTCAACGTAGTTCGTTGTAGTGGTATTATTGTTTATCAACGGACTGTGTTCGTCTTCGTCGGTGGAAGAATATAAAAGTTCCTCAATTGggtttttttgtttcaaatGTAGTACATTGTAATGGTAATAATGTTTCCATATGTTATAAGTTACAAACAACACCGTAAATGTTGCCAGTATTAAGGGAGTATAGTaatttaaatattttattcTACCGTACTGGGTTACGTCATCGTAAAACCAAAATCGTTGGTCAGGCCTCGTTGAATTGAGTGTGCGTTGCATATTTTCAGTGTtggtttgatttttctgtttcagTATCCTCTTTTTGGTATCTGGTCCTGAACAGCTTAATCTTAGAAATGTATCTAAAATCAGTGGTGTGTAAAGAATAAAACCGCGAGGTTAACTGATGAAACTATTAAACAAATAAGGCAAAAAGTTGTAATCCCTACAAATTCTGGGGAAGTACAATGTaacaaaaagataaatgCGATGTAGTGAAATAAAACAAGGATAAAAGTAACAGGCGGCGTGGATAAATTAtgccttctttttccagttgtttttttcggAAAGATCACAGGTGTATGTTATTTGGAGAAGGATTTACTGTATTTAAATAATGCGGGAAAATAGGAAGAGGTCTGGTGTTTAATTGATATGTCTTatctgaaaattttataCACTTTATTAGTCACGGTGTACGTTCTTtacacaaaaaaaaaaaaaaaaaaaaaaaagggcagCAGGATTAAGATGATACGTATGTATgacacatttttttaaagcaGTAAGGAGTACTGCTAATGGTTCTTCGAGTGCTAGGAAATAAATTGAAGTAATGAATGAGTAATTCTCTCCTCTataaattttattttttttccgcGTTATCATCTGCATATTGGTCCTTTCCGTTTTTCTTGGCGGAAGCTACCTTTACCAATAATACCCTACCATTGCTTGTTTTTTGACCTTCGAACTCTTGACATTTCTTTCCAATGTCACATTCCGAGGCCAAGCTGTCAAATCTGATAAAGGCTTCGCCTGTGTGAAATTCGTCGGAAAAGAAGACTTTGTTGGTCTTCAAGTCGACCAATTGCCTTCTTACGAAACTAACATTTTTAGGGGCAAcaccaaaaatttcagcCAGTTCTTCATTTGTTGACTTCAGTGGAATATTTTTAATGTACAGAGTATGTACGGACAAAGGTTTGGAGCCTGGAACAGTTTTTGCGTTCGTTGTGACTGTCTTGTTATTAGCATTTTCGAAGTTCTTCTCCTCCTTCGTTAAGATGCTTTCAATTACAATTTTCTTATCCCTGAATGTTTTGCcgttcattttttctttcgctttttccaaatctaCACTTTCTTCGAACTCTATAAATGCAAAGATTCTCAACGGTTTCTTGggttgttttttcttcagcatATTAACTGTTATCTTACCAAAACTTGGTTCAAACAATTCCCTGAGATCCTGTTTACGGCAGTCTTTGGGAAGATTCCCAACATACAGGGACCTTTTTTCGTCTAAAGCTCTTTTGTGAAATTTCTTCCTGCTTGGGATAACAGTGGATGTTTTTGCCCCGTTGATGTTATAAAAATCTATCTCTTCGATCGACATCGTTTGTTGTTCgtatcttttctttttctatttactttttttggcGTGTGGTAGCTCGCAGTTTCCTATAGTAGTAGTTCAGATACtaaattgaacaaagaagaacaaaggTGTAGATGGAAAAAGGATGAAATCGATATGTCTGTTGAcctttatatatgttttcGAAAAGACCTCGGCGGCTATTTTATCCGTAAAAGGTGATCTACCAGCATCTCCCCCGCTATTACACATCTTAATAACTGCAATAATAAATCAACTTCGGAATTAAGAGTATAACTGTTGGTTTTTTATTGTGTTGGAAGATTCATACAAAAGAGAATGGGAATTAAATAATTATACAAAATATAGTTATATTATGATGTTCGAAATCCTACATATGAATTTAAGCGGAACTAGAAGTCTTGGTCTTCTTGTCCATCTTGGCTTGAGCCTTGTTACCAAGGACACCACCACCCCAGTGCTTCTTGACTTCGTCGTATTTGTCAGCGAAGTTAGCATCGATGGTGGAAACCAACTTAGCCAAAGCAGCTTCGTCTTCGGCTCTGACTTCAGTCAAAGCAGCGACGGCGGAGGTCTTTTGGTTAACCAAAGTACCTAATCTGGCCTTACCCTTTACGATAGCGTATGGAACACCCATCTTCTTACACAAAGCTGGTAAGAAAACGACCAATTCAATTGGGTCGACATCGTTAGCGATCAAAACCAACTtggtcttcttgttttcgaTCAAAGAGACAACGTGGTTCAAACCGTACTTGATGGCGAATGGCTTTGGAGAAGCGTCTTGCTTGGATTTACCTTCAGCAATGGCGGCAGCTTCCTTGGTCAATCTTTMcttcttttcagcagcAGTTTCTGGTCTGTACTTGTTGAACAACTTGAAGGTTTCAGCAGCAGTGTTTCTGTCCAAAGTGTATTGGAATTGAGCAATGGTTGGAGGAACCTTTAATCTGATAGACaagatcttcttttgtctttgtAGTCTGACATATTCTGGCCATTTGACGTATCTAGACAAGTTTCTCTTTGGTTGGACGGCTTGACCAATACCAAAGTTCTTTGGGGTGGAGTGAGTCAATGGGTTTCTGGTCTTGTTAGACTTGGTGGACTTAGCACCGAATGGAGCTGGAGCAACTTTCTTACCTGGAGccatcttttcttttcgattATCGTGTTCACctatttggaaaaaagcaaaataataacaaacTCCAACATGCGCATCTCTAATAACACTTCAACATTTGCAATGACATTACAGTTATATTGTTATTCCTATGGCTCGAGATGGGGAAAAGTTTCAATGCGTTGCCTCGTACGAGGTGATCAAGCGGCCAGGTACATGCGACTTTTTTTATGCCGAGTCCCGGAAGGTTAAAAATTCtataaagttttgaaagacaGTCATAAAATGTACGGATGTTAATTGATCAGGAAACAGGCAAGGAGAGAAAATGTGGAGATTAGAACAGGATAGATTGCTATAAATTAAGAAGGTGAAGTAGAGAGTCAACATTGGCGGCACAGCAACACTTTCTGCAAGCTGCTTGCGAATTCTGAAAATCTATAAATCATAGGAGTCTCCTCTCTTGCTGCAGGATATGGCTATTTAGTTGGTGACGTACTTCACGGTGCTACTGAGTTTGTGTAGCGACAGCATTTGTTTTCCCCAATAAAAGTTACTTGTAGAAAGGTGACATTTCTTCTAGAATGACAAGCAAGAGAGAAGTTTTGGCACGTGGgaaaattggaaaatactACCCCTATGAAATCGCATATTAATGATGTCGGGAGAGCCGGTAATACAGTAATATAATATGTACAGTTCATAAAGTAACGACAAGATATGCAGTGAAATTGTGGGTGGTCCAGGGCGTGTTCTTTTCGGTAATACGCTTCGGCGGttatttgttgaaatcAAGAAACTCGCCGAAAAAGGATTGCGGCAGCTCTTTGCTAGGAACACAGTACCTATAGTCACCAGGCGGCGTGGTGCATGGCCCTGTACGTGTGTTTCAGGGAGACGCGTTGAAGCAACCTTAAGGAATCATTCGAGACATCTCCCGCAAATTGAACATCAATAGCAGGCAAGTGTGGGGTGGCGTACAAGAGCAAGGAATGGCAAGGATATGGGGGTTAACAGTTCTGAGGTTTCTGCGTCAAAGCTGGTGGCTACTTGCGTGTTGGAGTATTCGCGTCGGGTTAATAAACCCCACAGTGGCTAACTAGGAAGATAAATGGACTTCGGTAAGTTCCAAGCGCTAAAGATGCAACTCTATTGGGCAGAAACTCAAAAGTGCCGTTCCAACAGAGGCAGCTTTAAGCAGCTTCCTTTATTCCAGGTCGATCTCATACAGAGAATGTGcgatttcaagaaaaactagAAAGCGGGGGAGTATGTGAATGTGGAGATTGTTAGTTCGGGCCCCTTTTGCGAAAAAACGATGGAACAAgaatcttcattttttcatcaggaaaaagaaaaagatggaattataaataaacaaacacGTTGCCACGCCCATTGCCCAAATAAGCATCGGTTgttattttattcttttctccAGTAAGTGTATCCGACGGTACATCCTAATGCATCAGAAGACATGAGTAATCCTCAAAAGGCCTTAAACGATTTTCTGTCCAATGAATCAGTCCACACTCATGAGAGTTCTAGAAAACAATCTCATAATAGACGCTCATCGGACGAAGGACGTTCTTCCTCACAACCCTCACATCATCATTCCAACGGTCACAATAATAATGGTAGCCCTGGTAACGGTAATGATGGGGACAACGATGATGGTTATGACTATGAGATGCAAGATTATAGACCGTCGCAACAAAGCGCGCTTCCCACACCTACATACGTCCCACAGTATTCTGTAGGAAGTGGGCCCTCTTTCCCGATCCAGGAGGTCGTTCCTAACGCGTACATAAACACACAAGACACGAACCATAAAGATAACGGTCCGCCAAGTGCAAGTAGTAATAGAGCATTCAGACCAAGAGGCCAAACCACCGTATCAGCGAACGTACTTAACGTCGAGGATTTTTATAAGAATGGAGATGACGCGTATACTATACCGGAGTCGCATCTGTCGAGAAGAAGGAGCAGATCAAGGGCTGAGAGCAACACTGGTCACAGCGCCACTACGGGCGCTACAAATGCAAGGACTACTGGCGCTCAAACCAATATGGAAAATAACGAGCCGCCACGTAGCGTTCCTATTATGGTGAAGCCAAAAACGCTGTACCAGAATCCTCAAACTCCAACAGTTTTGCCTTCCACGTACCATCCGATCAACAAATGGTCTTCGGTGAAAAACACTTACTTGAAGGAATTTCTGGCTGAATTTATGGGAACAATGGTTATGATTATTTTCGGTAGTGCCGTCGTATGTCAAGTCAATGTTGCGGGCAAAATACAGCAAGACAACTTCAATTCAGCTCTGGATAATATTAAAGTCACCGATTCCTCCGCAGAAACGATAGAAACTATGAAGAGTCTAACTTCGCTAGTATCTTCTGTTGCAGGCGGTACGTTTGACGATGTGGCACTGGGTTGGGCTGCTGCCGTCGTGATGGGATATTTCTGTGCTGGTGGTAGTGCTATCTCCGGTGCTCATTTGAATCCATCTATTACATTGGCAAATCTGGTATATAGAGGTTTCCCCCTAAAGAAGGTGCCCTATTATTTTGCTGGACAACTGATCGGGGCCTTTACGGGtgctttgattttgtttatttggTATAAAAGAGTGCTACAAGAGGCATACGGCGATATATGGATAAGCGAAAGTGTTGCGGGAATGTTTTGTGTTTTTCCAAAGCCTTATTTAAGTTCAGGAagacaatttttttccgAATTTCTATGTGGGGCTATGTTGCAAGCTGGTACATTTGCGTTGACCGATCCTTATACATGTTTGTCATCCGATGTTTTCCCGTTAATGATGTTCATTCTAATTTTTGTCATAAATGCCTCCATGGCCTATCAAACGGGTACAGCAATGAATTTGGCTCGTGACTTAGGCCCACGTCTCGCCTTGTACGCTGTTGGATTTGACCATAGAATGCTTTGGATACACCACCatcatttcttttgggTACCTATGGTAGGTCCATTTCTTGGTGCATTAATGGGCGGGCTGGTTTATGATGTTTGTATTTATCAGGGTCATGAATCTCCAGTCAATTGGTCTTTACCAGTCTATAAGGAAATGATAATGAGAGCTTGGTTCAGAAGACCCGGTTggaaaaagagaaacagAGCTAGAAGAAC
This DNA window, taken from Saccharomyces eubayanus strain FM1318 chromosome XII, whole genome shotgun sequence, encodes the following:
- the YBT1 gene encoding bile acid-transporting ATPase YBT1 yields the protein MQRTLNSTRPDQRFWFYDDVTQYGRIKYLNYYTPLILATFTVLFVTYNIWKHYYHYNVLHLKQKNPIEELLYSSTDEDEHSPLINNNTTTTNYVDVNTKKDELKNRHFSLEKLKSVKLNGEPHGEPELIRRGFIEKSRIILEFLLVLSQVIIHSFILLHYVNNNSEFTQRSTVTGLVEWCLLFVIVSLRLVNVNQNFKLINKYPGNLWSVSFINYLILFCSMILPFRSIFIHHINASVLRKYYISQISINLVLFLLLFFAKIRNNFAVIYKTDSWITPSPEPVTSIAGFICWAWLDGFVWKAHNVSIKVKDIWGLMMQDYSFFVVKKFRYFVDHKVKRKRIFSLNLFFFFSNYLVLQCFWAFLGSVLSFVPTVLLKRILEYVEDQSSAPSNLAWFYVTIMFVGRILVAVCQAQALFFGRRVCIRMKSIIISEIYTKALRRKISTNKTKPAAEDPQAINDQKSINGDEESTSSANLGAIINLMAIDAFKVSEICGYLHSFLEAFVMTIVALVLLYRLLGLAAILGVLIIVAMLPLNYKLAKYIGDLQKKNLAVTDNRIQRLNEAFQAIRIIKYFSWEENFENDIKAIRENELSLLLMRSIVWSISSFVWFVTPTIVTAASFAYYIYVQGEVLTTPVAFTALSLFTLLRDPLDRLSDMLSFVVQSKVSLDRVQDFLNEKDTAKYDQLTIDPNGKRFAFENSTISWDKDNQDFKLKDLNIEFKTGKLNVVIGPTGSGKTSLLMALLGEMYLLNGKVVVPALDPRQELVVEANGTTNSIAYCSQAAWLLNDTVKSNILFNSQFNETRYKAVIEACGLKRDFEILKAGDLTEIGEKGITLSGGQKQRVSLARALYSNARHVLLDDCLSAVDSHTASWIYDNCITGPLMEDRTCILVSHNIALTLRNAELVVLLEDGRVKDQGDPIDMLQKGLFGEDELVKSSILSRANSSANLAAKSSTSLNNLPVAKELPISMNNNSPLFEVSNLQKPLRTEAERAEDGKLIEEETKEEGVVSMDVYKWYLKIFGGWKIVAFLASLFLVSQLLYIGQSWWVRAWASHNVIAKIVPMAQRAIAFISKDASHLLDWRGSFQVGIMSNGSEPTGKHSTMYYLILYLIIGLAQSLLGAGKTILNFVAGINASRKIFNMILNKVLHSKLRFFDATPTGRIMNRFSKDIEAVDQELTPYIQGAFYSLIECLSTVILITFITPQFLSVAIVVSIMYYFIGYFYMAGSRELKRYEAISRSPIYQHFSETLVGVTTIRXFGDEGRFMQENLQKIDENNKPFFYLWVANRWLAFRIDMIGSLVIFGAGLFILFNIDHLDSGMAGISLTYAISFTEGALWLVRLYSEVEMNMNSVERVKEYMEIEQEPYNQHKEVPPPQWPQDGKIEVNDLSLRYAPNLPRVIKNVSFSVDAQSKVGIVGRTGAGKSTIITALFRFLEPDTGHIKIDNIDISGVDLQRLRRSITIIPQDPTLFSGTIKSNLDPYNEFSNQKIFEALKRVNLVSEEQLQQGTEREVTNDTSSADSENVNKFLDLESEVSEGGSNLSQGQRQLMCLARSLLRSPKIILLDEATASIDYSSDAKIQETIRKEFQGSTILTIAHRLRSVIDYDKILVMDAGEVKEYDHPYSLLLNKQSIFYSMCEHSGELEILVESAKKAFVEKLNSKKD
- the RPL8B gene encoding 60S ribosomal protein eL8, with protein sequence MAPGKKVAPAPFGAKSTKSNKTRNPLTHSTPKNFGIGQAVQPKRNLSRYVKWPEYVRLQRQKKILSIRLKVPPTIAQFQYTLDRNTAAETFKLFNKYRPETAAEKKXRLTKEAAAIAEGKSKQDASPKPFAIKYGLNHVVSLIENKKTKLVLIANDVDPIELVVFLPALCKKMGVPYAIVKGKARLGTLVNQKTSAVAALTEVRAEDEAALAKLVSTIDANFADKYDEVKKHWGGGVLGNKAQAKMDKKTKTSSSA
- the COF1 gene encoding cofilin, coding for MVYASSKDALRRALNGVSTDVQGTDFSEVSYDSVLERVSRGAGSH
- the LDB18 gene encoding Ldb18p; this encodes MSNSVVESLEDRCYRLEALLGSGYSNNSDVSVQLSRLYVQLHDLYCQGQKYSQSLLQLLDVFIAQNTGSTGTPDDIRIFTSCYDEIYSLYTKFDQLNDQYVEFCQTRENSLDQIPFKDAKIQTRCLKELPGLVNNCNVMIVRSMAILNRFLDWNIEVNEFFQFQKKKLLHLQKMIDNK